A DNA window from Acidihalobacter prosperus contains the following coding sequences:
- a CDS encoding rhodanese-like domain-containing protein — MQAYLQFVANNPIPFVALVFNVAMIVWVEFSRMTSGVKHLSAGEVVRLMNSDDAIVLDVRDDNEVREGMIGKPKHIPLSSLAKRLVELEKHRDKTVIAYCRSGNRSSQACRMLRKAGFEKVVNLRGGMLAWRDANLPVRKR; from the coding sequence ATGCAAGCCTATCTTCAGTTCGTAGCCAACAATCCGATACCGTTCGTGGCCTTGGTTTTCAACGTCGCGATGATCGTGTGGGTGGAGTTTTCCCGCATGACCAGCGGCGTCAAGCACTTGAGTGCGGGCGAGGTGGTGCGGCTCATGAACAGCGACGACGCTATCGTGCTGGATGTGCGTGACGACAACGAGGTGCGTGAGGGCATGATCGGCAAGCCCAAGCACATCCCGCTGTCTTCGCTGGCCAAGCGTCTGGTGGAGCTGGAGAAGCACCGCGACAAGACCGTGATCGCCTATTGCCGTTCGGGTAACCGCTCGTCGCAGGCGTGCCGGATGCTGCGCAAGGCCGGCTTCGAAAAGGTGGTCAATCTGCGCGGCGGCATGCTGGCCTGGCGCGACGCCAATCTGCCCGTGCGCAAGCGCTGA
- a CDS encoding chorismate transformation enzyme, FkbO/Hyg5 family, whose amino-acid sequence MNAGLIPAYTGPFGMAYVPDEARAELVGDRHTLALIDFGARLRPPDGVADFPVLLPQIGGPRVCEYWHSAEPVVHDRYGRFEGARTSELLFLRALQPDSAHIEHEAQTMYAALLETLRASGYPYLVRVWNYLPRINLEEAGRERYQSFCVGRAAALEALRALDDARLPAASGLGSCAGGLQIFAVAAREPGVQIENPRQVSAFRYPPRYGPRSPSFSRATLKHWREGVHLYISGTASIVGHASLHETLESQLGETLANIEAVVREAHRAEGLAIRTPDELSLIKVYLRDPADAPAAEAWLRERLGPQLPMLFLHGDVCRSELLAEIEGAYFGEAD is encoded by the coding sequence ATGAACGCAGGTCTCATCCCCGCGTACACCGGCCCCTTCGGCATGGCGTACGTGCCAGACGAAGCGCGTGCGGAGCTGGTCGGCGACCGACACACGCTGGCCCTGATCGATTTCGGTGCCAGGCTGCGTCCGCCGGACGGCGTGGCCGACTTTCCGGTGCTGCTGCCGCAGATCGGCGGTCCGAGGGTCTGCGAGTACTGGCACAGTGCGGAGCCGGTCGTGCACGACCGCTACGGTCGATTCGAAGGCGCCCGCACTTCCGAATTGCTGTTCCTGCGCGCGCTGCAGCCCGATTCGGCGCACATCGAGCACGAGGCGCAGACGATGTACGCGGCGTTGCTGGAAACGTTGCGCGCGTCGGGTTACCCCTATCTGGTGCGCGTGTGGAATTATCTGCCGCGAATCAATCTGGAGGAAGCCGGTCGGGAACGCTATCAATCCTTCTGCGTCGGCCGTGCGGCCGCGCTGGAGGCACTGCGTGCGCTGGACGACGCCCGGTTGCCGGCCGCCAGCGGATTGGGGTCCTGCGCCGGCGGGTTGCAGATTTTCGCCGTGGCCGCGCGCGAGCCGGGCGTGCAGATCGAGAATCCGCGGCAGGTCAGCGCCTTCCGTTATCCGCCGCGCTACGGACCGCGCAGCCCCTCGTTCTCGCGGGCCACGCTCAAGCACTGGCGCGAGGGCGTGCACCTGTATATCTCCGGCACGGCCAGCATCGTCGGCCATGCTTCGTTGCACGAAACCCTGGAATCCCAGCTCGGCGAAACGCTGGCCAATATCGAGGCGGTGGTGCGCGAGGCGCACCGGGCCGAGGGTCTGGCGATCCGCACGCCCGACGAGCTGAGTCTGATCAAGGTGTATCTGCGCGACCCAGCCGATGCACCGGCTGCGGAAGCTTGGCTGCGCGAACGCCTCGGCCCGCAGCTGCCGATGCTGTTTTTGCATGGCGACGTGTGCCGATCTGAACTGCTGGCGGAAATCGAGGGCGCCTACTTCGGCGAAGCGGACTGA
- the grxC gene encoding glutaredoxin 3, with protein MSVVVLYTTEYCPYCVAARRLLDAKGVGYEDRKLEGRYDLRAEMEARSGRTSVPQIFIGDRHVGGFDDMAALERRGELDPLLEASGAI; from the coding sequence ATGAGTGTCGTCGTCCTGTACACCACCGAGTACTGCCCCTACTGCGTTGCCGCGCGCCGGCTCCTCGATGCCAAGGGCGTCGGCTACGAGGACCGCAAGCTTGAGGGGCGCTACGATCTGCGTGCCGAAATGGAGGCACGCAGCGGACGTACCAGCGTGCCGCAGATCTTTATCGGCGACCGCCACGTCGGCGGCTTCGACGATATGGCCGCGCTGGAACGGCGCGGCGAGCTCGATCCGTTGCTCGAGGCGTCGGGCGCGATCTGA
- a CDS encoding ArsR/SmtB family transcription factor: MEVLNSELMTLDEDIDRASRSLKAMSHPLRLKILCTLGDQEISVQDIVDSVGTSQSNISQHLAILRDKGILASRKDANKVFYRVSDHRTLRLIGMMQEVFCSSGI; encoded by the coding sequence ATGGAAGTCCTGAACTCCGAATTGATGACGCTCGACGAGGACATCGACCGTGCCTCGCGTTCCCTCAAGGCCATGTCGCACCCCCTGCGCCTGAAGATTCTCTGCACCCTGGGCGACCAGGAAATCAGTGTGCAGGATATCGTCGACAGCGTGGGCACCTCGCAGAGCAATATTTCGCAGCATCTCGCGATCCTGCGCGACAAGGGCATTCTGGCCTCGCGAAAGGACGCCAACAAGGTGTTCTACCGCGTGAGCGACCACCGTACCCTGCGCCTGATCGGCATGATGCAGGAAGTCTTCTGCAGCAGCGGTATATAG
- the mutM gene encoding bifunctional DNA-formamidopyrimidine glycosylase/DNA-(apurinic or apyrimidinic site) lyase has product MPELPEVETTRRGIAPHLLDRRITDVVVRDARLRWPVPPELGEQLRGQRIGAVERRGKYLLLRTGVGTAILHLGMSGSLRVVPQDSAPARHDHVDIRLAGGMALRLHDPRRFGALLWTVDPPETHPLLKNLGPEPLSDAFDGAYLAACAHGRRTPVKALLMDGRVVVGVGNIYASESLFRAGIDPRRAAGRIAAARHERLAACVREVLVEAIESGGTTLRDFVREDGRPGYFRVNLRVYGRGGEACPQCGAVIRSLVLAQRNTFYCPDCQR; this is encoded by the coding sequence GTGCCGGAGCTGCCCGAGGTCGAGACCACGCGCAGGGGGATCGCGCCGCATTTGCTGGACCGCCGCATCACGGACGTGGTGGTGCGCGACGCTCGCCTGCGCTGGCCGGTGCCGCCCGAGCTGGGCGAGCAGTTGCGCGGACAGCGCATCGGAGCCGTCGAGCGACGTGGAAAATATCTGTTGCTTCGCACAGGCGTCGGCACCGCGATCCTGCATCTCGGCATGTCGGGTAGTCTGAGGGTCGTGCCGCAGGACAGCGCGCCGGCGCGACACGACCACGTCGACATTCGTCTGGCCGGCGGCATGGCCCTGCGGCTGCACGATCCGCGTCGTTTCGGCGCGTTGTTGTGGACAGTGGACCCGCCCGAGACACATCCGCTGCTGAAGAACCTGGGGCCGGAGCCGCTGTCCGACGCCTTCGATGGCGCGTATCTGGCCGCCTGCGCACATGGCCGCCGCACACCGGTCAAGGCGCTGCTGATGGATGGACGGGTCGTGGTTGGCGTCGGCAATATCTACGCCAGCGAATCGCTGTTCCGCGCGGGTATCGACCCACGGCGCGCGGCGGGCCGGATCGCCGCCGCGCGCCATGAGCGACTGGCCGCCTGCGTGCGAGAGGTGCTGGTCGAGGCGATCGAATCCGGCGGCACGACCCTGCGCGATTTCGTGCGCGAGGACGGACGACCGGGATATTTCCGAGTCAATCTGCGCGTCTACGGACGCGGCGGCGAGGCCTGCCCGCAGTGCGGGGCGGTCATCCGCAGTCTGGTGCTGGCGCAACGCAATACCTTTTACTGCCCGGACTGCCAGCGCTGA
- a CDS encoding YfhL family 4Fe-4S dicluster ferredoxin, with amino-acid sequence MALYITDECINCDVCEPECPNAAISPGEEIYEINPDLCTECVGHYDSPQCQDVCPVDCIPKDPERVETREMLQAKYERLIAQGR; translated from the coding sequence ATGGCTCTGTACATCACCGACGAATGCATCAACTGCGACGTCTGCGAACCCGAATGCCCCAACGCCGCCATCTCGCCCGGCGAGGAAATCTACGAGATCAACCCGGACCTGTGCACGGAGTGCGTGGGTCATTACGACTCGCCCCAGTGCCAGGACGTCTGCCCCGTGGACTGCATCCCCAAGGATCCCGAGCGCGTGGAAACCCGCGAGATGCTGCAAGCCAAATACGAGCGCCTGATCGCGCAGGGTCGCTAG
- the coaD gene encoding pantetheine-phosphate adenylyltransferase codes for MSQAVVYPGTFDPITNGHTDLVRRGSRVFNRIVVGVAADSGKQTTFSLEERVALARESLADVPGVEVTGFSGLLVDFVREQQASLILRGLRAVSDFEHEFQLSSMNRKLDPGIESIFLTPDEAYGFISSSLVREIARLGGDVSDFVSPAVQKALISRFKQPTLR; via the coding sequence ATGAGCCAGGCCGTCGTCTATCCCGGCACCTTCGACCCGATCACCAACGGACACACCGACCTGGTCCGGCGCGGCAGCCGCGTGTTCAATCGCATCGTCGTCGGCGTGGCCGCCGACAGCGGCAAGCAGACGACCTTCAGCCTGGAAGAGCGCGTGGCGCTGGCGCGCGAATCGCTGGCTGACGTGCCCGGCGTCGAGGTCACCGGCTTCAGCGGCCTGCTGGTCGATTTCGTGCGCGAGCAGCAGGCGAGCCTCATCCTGCGCGGCCTGCGCGCGGTTTCGGACTTCGAGCATGAGTTTCAGCTTTCCAGCATGAATCGCAAGCTCGACCCCGGCATCGAAAGCATCTTTCTGACGCCGGACGAAGCCTACGGCTTCATTTCATCAAGCCTGGTGCGCGAGATCGCACGTCTCGGCGGAGACGTTTCGGACTTCGTATCGCCGGCCGTGCAAAAGGCATTGATTTCGCGCTTCAAACAGCCGACCTTGCGGTAA
- a CDS encoding S41 family peptidase codes for MTSRFRTLSTLCLTLTLGIGPGMGAAMAAEGPAASSDKAAQYALPLKELQTFSEIFQRIKQDYVKPVSDKELLDNAIQGMLTGLDPHSAYLDAKAFKQLQIDTTGEFGGLGLVVGIKDGFIQVVSPIDDTPAQRAGIKSGDIITRINGVSVQGMGLDEAVKMMRGKPGTEVKLEVAREGVSKPLHFTLKREVIRVDSVKSRMLEPGYGYVRITSFQANTAASLKKAVEKLDHENKGALKGLVLDLRNNPGGVLNAAVGVSNAFLNHGLIVYTKGRMSDADLRYEATPGDILHGAPMVVLVNGGTASAAEIVSGALKDNHRALIVGTRTFGKGSVQTVLPLSHDTAVKLTTALYFTPNGHSIQAEGIEPNIVVEPLAVGKSLSDGFQALREADLAGHLANPDGKDQNLRNGKGDPGLARTDFQLYEALTVLKSLVLSRGFGAAASG; via the coding sequence ATGACGTCCAGATTCCGCACCCTGAGCACCCTGTGTCTGACGCTGACCCTGGGTATCGGCCCGGGCATGGGCGCAGCGATGGCCGCCGAAGGTCCAGCAGCATCCTCCGACAAGGCCGCGCAATACGCGCTCCCGCTCAAGGAACTGCAGACATTCAGCGAGATCTTCCAGCGCATCAAGCAGGACTACGTCAAGCCGGTCAGCGACAAGGAACTGCTCGACAACGCCATCCAGGGCATGTTGACGGGGCTCGACCCCCATTCGGCCTACCTCGACGCAAAAGCCTTCAAGCAGCTGCAGATCGATACCACCGGCGAATTCGGCGGCCTCGGGCTCGTGGTCGGCATCAAGGACGGCTTCATCCAGGTCGTTTCGCCCATCGACGACACGCCGGCGCAGCGCGCGGGCATCAAATCGGGCGACATCATCACCCGCATCAACGGCGTTTCCGTACAAGGCATGGGCCTGGACGAAGCCGTCAAGATGATGCGCGGCAAGCCCGGCACCGAGGTCAAGCTCGAAGTCGCGCGCGAAGGCGTCAGCAAGCCGCTGCACTTCACCCTCAAGCGCGAGGTCATTCGGGTCGACAGCGTCAAGAGCCGGATGCTCGAACCGGGCTACGGCTACGTGCGCATCACCAGCTTCCAGGCCAACACCGCAGCCAGCCTGAAAAAGGCCGTGGAAAAGCTCGATCATGAGAACAAAGGGGCGCTCAAGGGGCTCGTGCTCGACCTGCGCAACAACCCCGGCGGCGTACTCAATGCCGCGGTCGGCGTTTCCAACGCCTTCCTCAATCACGGCCTGATCGTCTACACCAAGGGCCGCATGTCCGATGCAGACCTGCGCTACGAGGCCACGCCCGGCGACATCCTGCACGGCGCGCCGATGGTGGTGCTGGTCAACGGCGGCACGGCCTCCGCGGCCGAGATCGTTTCCGGCGCGCTCAAGGACAACCACCGGGCACTGATCGTCGGCACGCGCACCTTCGGCAAAGGTTCGGTGCAGACGGTGCTGCCGCTTTCGCACGACACCGCGGTCAAACTCACCACCGCGCTCTATTTCACGCCCAACGGCCACTCGATCCAGGCCGAGGGCATCGAACCGAACATCGTGGTCGAGCCGCTCGCCGTTGGCAAATCCCTCAGCGACGGCTTCCAGGCCCTGCGCGAGGCCGATCTCGCCGGCCACCTGGCCAATCCCGACGGCAAGGACCAGAACCTGCGCAACGGCAAGGGCGACCCCGGGCTCGCGCGCACGGACTTCCAGCTCTATGAGGCGCTCACCGTGCTCAAGAGCCTGGTGCTGAGCCGAGGCTTCGGCGCCGCCGCCAGCGGCTGA
- the secB gene encoding protein-export chaperone SecB, with the protein MTDENSNAEAIDQQFGIQKIYLKDVSFESPDAPQVFTREWQPEAEVQLNVAHQALDAGVWEVELQVTVTARSGERTVYLAEIKQAGVFTAQNIPDEHMGHLLGSYCPNLLFPFAREAVSDLVAKGGFPQLLLAPINFDALYMQQLEQQGAGEEAANTSH; encoded by the coding sequence ATGACCGACGAAAACAGCAACGCCGAAGCGATCGACCAGCAGTTTGGCATCCAGAAAATCTACTTGAAGGACGTTTCCTTCGAGTCGCCGGACGCCCCGCAGGTATTCACGCGCGAGTGGCAGCCGGAGGCCGAGGTGCAGCTGAACGTCGCGCACCAGGCGTTGGATGCCGGTGTATGGGAAGTCGAGCTGCAGGTGACCGTGACGGCCCGTTCCGGCGAACGCACCGTCTATCTTGCCGAGATCAAGCAGGCTGGTGTGTTTACCGCGCAGAACATTCCCGACGAGCACATGGGGCATCTGCTGGGCAGCTATTGCCCGAATCTGCTGTTCCCGTTCGCGCGCGAGGCGGTCTCCGATCTGGTCGCCAAGGGTGGCTTCCCGCAGCTTCTGCTCGCGCCGATCAACTTCGATGCCCTCTACATGCAGCAGCTAGAGCAGCAGGGCGCGGGCGAAGAAGCGGCGAACACCAGCCACTAA
- the trmL gene encoding tRNA (uridine(34)/cytosine(34)/5-carboxymethylaminomethyluridine(34)-2'-O)-methyltransferase TrmL, translating to MFHVVLYQPEIPPNTGNVIRLCANTGCQLHLIRPLGFALDDRRLRRAGLDYHEWAQVQEYDSLLAFAETVRPPRSFAMSTRGARPLADVRFAAGDAFVFGPETRGLPDAVLDAYPPEQRLRLPMRPHSRSLNLSNSVAVTVFEAWRQNGYAGGA from the coding sequence ATGTTCCACGTCGTCCTCTATCAACCCGAAATCCCGCCCAACACGGGCAATGTGATTCGCCTCTGCGCCAATACCGGCTGCCAGCTGCATCTGATCCGCCCGCTGGGCTTCGCGCTCGACGACCGCCGCCTGCGCCGTGCGGGGCTGGACTACCACGAGTGGGCGCAGGTGCAGGAGTATGACAGCCTGCTGGCCTTCGCCGAAACCGTGCGCCCGCCGCGCAGCTTCGCCATGAGCACCCGTGGCGCGCGTCCGCTCGCCGACGTCCGTTTCGCCGCGGGCGATGCCTTCGTGTTCGGCCCGGAGACGCGAGGCCTGCCCGATGCCGTGCTCGACGCCTACCCGCCCGAACAACGATTGCGTCTGCCGATGCGGCCACATAGCCGCAGCCTGAATCTTTCCAACAGCGTGGCGGTCACCGTGTTCGAGGCCTGGCGGCAGAACGGTTACGCCGGCGGCGCCTGA
- a CDS encoding NAD(P)/FAD-dependent oxidoreductase: MDEMNEALDAIHECDVVVIGGGPAGATTAARLAERGRRVVLLEKGRHPRFHIGESLLPMTLPLLESLGVLDEVHAQIGLLKPGAEFNSDTHPNRRQVYYFREAWDKRYPYAYEVRRSEFDEVLFRNAARKGADVRESMRVNGIEFRGGGGARVRAIDEAGTEHVWDTRFVIDASGRDTLLSRRFGLRERNPAHNSAALFGHFRNVKRREGDDAGNISVYWFEHGWFWMIPLRDGTMSVGAVCWPEYLRRRDCPPAEYLMRTIALSPGMQARMVGAELVGEVQATGNFTYLSKTAYGRDYLLVGDAFAFLDPVFSSGVHLAITGGFEAAATVDAILDRPGDAARLCARYERRLRRGMKVFSWFIYRFNTPAMQNLFLSPRNTFRMLEGVTTLLAGDVFRRTPVDISIGLFKFVYYVTALAHLPATWAVWRRRRRNRALVFEGGTLPVDRE; encoded by the coding sequence ATGGACGAAATGAACGAGGCGCTGGACGCAATTCACGAATGCGATGTCGTCGTCATCGGCGGCGGACCCGCGGGCGCCACGACGGCCGCCCGCCTGGCCGAGCGAGGGCGGCGGGTGGTGCTGCTCGAGAAGGGGCGCCATCCCCGTTTCCATATCGGCGAATCGCTACTGCCGATGACGCTGCCGCTGCTGGAGTCGCTTGGCGTTCTCGACGAGGTGCATGCCCAAATCGGGTTGCTCAAACCTGGGGCGGAATTCAATTCGGATACCCATCCGAACCGCCGGCAGGTGTACTACTTCCGTGAAGCCTGGGACAAGCGTTATCCCTACGCCTACGAAGTGCGGCGATCGGAGTTCGACGAAGTGCTGTTCCGCAATGCCGCGCGCAAGGGGGCAGACGTGCGCGAGAGCATGCGCGTGAACGGCATCGAGTTCCGGGGCGGTGGCGGCGCACGCGTGCGCGCCATTGACGAAGCGGGCACCGAACACGTTTGGGATACGCGATTCGTGATCGACGCCAGTGGACGCGACACCCTGCTTTCGCGCCGCTTCGGCCTGCGCGAACGCAATCCGGCGCACAATAGCGCGGCGCTGTTCGGGCATTTCCGCAACGTCAAGCGCCGCGAGGGAGACGATGCCGGCAACATCAGCGTGTACTGGTTCGAGCATGGCTGGTTCTGGATGATCCCGTTGCGCGACGGCACCATGAGCGTCGGTGCCGTGTGCTGGCCGGAATATCTGCGGCGGCGCGACTGCCCTCCGGCCGAATATCTGATGCGCACCATCGCGCTGTCTCCCGGCATGCAGGCGCGCATGGTCGGCGCGGAGCTGGTTGGCGAGGTGCAGGCCACAGGCAACTTCACCTATCTGTCGAAGACGGCCTACGGGCGCGACTATCTGCTGGTCGGCGACGCGTTCGCCTTTCTCGATCCGGTATTTTCCAGCGGGGTGCATCTTGCGATCACCGGCGGTTTCGAGGCCGCGGCCACGGTGGACGCCATTCTCGACAGGCCGGGCGATGCTGCCCGACTGTGCGCGCGTTACGAACGCCGGCTTCGACGCGGCATGAAGGTCTTCTCCTGGTTCATCTACCGATTCAATACCCCCGCGATGCAGAATCTGTTTTTGTCTCCGCGCAATACCTTCCGCATGTTGGAGGGCGTGACCACGCTGCTGGCCGGCGACGTGTTCCGACGTACGCCGGTGGACATTTCCATCGGCCTGTTCAAATTCGTCTACTACGTGACCGCGCTGGCCCATTTGCCTGCGACCTGGGCCGTCTGGCGTCGGCGTCGCCGCAATCGCGCGCTGGTCTTCGAGGGCGGCACCCTGCCGGTGGACCGGGAATGA
- a CDS encoding murein hydrolase activator EnvC family protein encodes MRASRFYTTPRAAALAALVAWPLLATTGVARADNGTSHKLKDIQNRIQTVTRELEKAQGQRGRVEAQLRRSEQAIGAAEQALRQTRAKLSGQQARLGTLMARANRQQARLKKQIEALSAQVVSAYKAGRQPRLQLLLNQEDPARLSRMLTYYDYLNRARMREIASARQHLAGLIKTQQALKAETRALNATLAQQRQHQTELAQAERQRRLALAQLDRSISDKKAHLANLKQNAKRLQDVVDSINRAVASSASINALDHAPFDTLRGRLPWPVAGSIAARYGEPRDGSDGALRWQGTFISAKPGTPIRAVDAGRVVFADWLRGYGLLLIIDHGKGYMTLYGHDQAIYRPVGAWVRAGEVVASVGDSGGVRSSGLYFAIRRNGRPLNPERWCSGHP; translated from the coding sequence ATGCGGGCTAGTCGTTTTTATACCACCCCAAGAGCGGCCGCCCTCGCGGCCCTCGTTGCATGGCCGCTACTGGCCACCACCGGTGTTGCGCGCGCCGACAACGGCACCAGCCACAAGCTCAAGGACATCCAGAACCGCATTCAGACCGTCACGCGCGAACTCGAAAAAGCTCAGGGACAGCGTGGCCGCGTCGAAGCGCAGCTACGGCGCAGCGAACAGGCGATCGGCGCCGCCGAACAGGCACTGCGGCAGACGCGCGCAAAACTGAGCGGACAACAGGCGCGCCTGGGCACGCTGATGGCACGCGCAAACCGGCAACAGGCCCGCCTGAAGAAACAGATCGAAGCACTGAGCGCCCAGGTCGTATCCGCCTACAAGGCCGGCCGCCAGCCGCGACTTCAGCTGCTGCTGAACCAGGAAGACCCCGCCAGGCTGAGCCGCATGCTCACCTATTACGACTACCTCAACCGCGCCCGCATGCGGGAGATCGCCAGTGCCCGACAGCATCTCGCGGGATTGATCAAGACCCAGCAGGCGCTCAAGGCGGAAACCCGCGCGCTCAACGCCACGCTCGCCCAGCAGCGGCAACACCAGACCGAACTGGCACAGGCGGAGCGCCAGCGGCGGCTCGCGCTGGCCCAGCTCGACCGCAGCATCAGCGACAAAAAGGCCCACCTGGCCAATCTCAAGCAGAACGCCAAGCGGCTGCAGGACGTGGTCGACTCCATCAATCGCGCGGTCGCCAGCAGCGCCTCGATCAACGCCCTCGACCATGCCCCCTTCGACACGCTGCGCGGTCGCCTGCCCTGGCCGGTGGCCGGCAGCATCGCCGCCCGCTACGGCGAACCGAGGGACGGCAGCGACGGCGCGCTGCGCTGGCAAGGCACTTTCATCAGCGCGAAGCCCGGCACGCCCATCCGGGCCGTCGATGCGGGCCGCGTGGTGTTCGCCGACTGGCTGCGCGGGTACGGACTGCTGCTCATCATCGACCACGGCAAGGGATACATGACCCTCTATGGCCATGACCAGGCGATCTACCGACCGGTGGGGGCCTGGGTACGCGCCGGCGAAGTGGTGGCGAGCGTGGGCGACAGCGGCGGCGTACGCAGCAGCGGGCTGTATTTCGCAATCCGCCGCAACGGCCGCCCGCTCAACCCGGAACGCTGGTGCAGCGGGCATCCCTGA
- a CDS encoding NAD(P)H-dependent glycerol-3-phosphate dehydrogenase — protein sequence MQGEAPLAVLGAGSWGTAVAVLLAGNGRPCLLWCRDPTHAADMAASRRNARYLGDIELPAGLTPTADLDHVLARARDLVLAIPSAGFPEFVEGLRGRLPDEARLAWLTKGLAHENADTLDRVVARVLGDDRPRAVISGPSFAAEVARGQPTAVTVASPDPAYAEMVAGWLRNAVFRVYTSDDMLGVELGGALKNVLAIAVGISDGLGYGANARAALITRGLAELMRLFEAAGARPETLMGLSGLGDLVLTCTDDQSRNRRLGLALGRGETLAAARRAIGQVVEGATTAEAVMRVAQRYGVELPICEQVYRVIHEGVPAPAAVQALLARDPRPELGASFAG from the coding sequence ATGCAAGGCGAGGCACCGCTGGCCGTACTCGGTGCCGGCTCATGGGGCACGGCCGTTGCCGTGCTGCTGGCCGGCAACGGCCGCCCTTGCCTCCTTTGGTGCCGCGATCCGACGCACGCCGCGGATATGGCCGCCAGCCGGCGCAACGCGCGCTACCTCGGCGATATCGAATTGCCGGCTGGCCTCACGCCGACGGCCGATCTCGATCATGTGCTGGCGCGCGCGCGCGACTTGGTGCTCGCGATCCCCAGTGCAGGCTTCCCGGAGTTTGTCGAAGGCCTGCGCGGGCGTTTGCCGGACGAGGCCCGACTGGCCTGGCTGACCAAGGGCCTGGCTCATGAAAACGCGGACACATTGGATCGGGTCGTCGCCCGGGTGTTGGGCGACGACCGACCTCGCGCGGTCATTTCCGGGCCGAGTTTCGCGGCCGAGGTCGCGCGCGGTCAGCCGACCGCCGTCACCGTGGCTTCACCCGATCCCGCCTATGCCGAAATGGTGGCGGGCTGGCTGCGCAATGCGGTGTTTCGCGTCTACACCAGCGACGATATGCTGGGCGTCGAGCTGGGTGGGGCGCTCAAGAACGTCCTGGCGATTGCGGTCGGCATTTCCGATGGCCTGGGATATGGCGCCAATGCGCGGGCGGCGCTGATCACCCGCGGCCTGGCGGAACTGATGCGTCTGTTCGAGGCTGCGGGGGCCAGGCCGGAAACCCTGATGGGGCTGTCTGGGCTGGGGGATCTGGTGCTGACCTGCACCGACGACCAGTCGCGCAACCGACGTCTTGGATTGGCCCTGGGGCGAGGCGAGACGCTGGCGGCGGCCCGGCGAGCGATCGGGCAGGTCGTGGAAGGTGCGACGACCGCGGAGGCCGTAATGCGCGTTGCCCAGCGCTACGGCGTGGAGTTGCCGATCTGCGAGCAGGTCTATCGCGTGATTCACGAGGGTGTGCCGGCGCCCGCCGCCGTACAGGCGCTGCTGGCGCGCGATCCGCGCCCGGAGCTGGGCGCGTCCTTCGCCGGCTAG
- a CDS encoding divergent polysaccharide deacetylase family protein translates to MRIGLRLLALLLTAAALLGEARAAEIAIIIDDVGYDRPLGLQAAELPGPVTLAFLPDTPYAASLARRAYRAGKQIMLHLPMQSLEPHPLGPGGLTLHMTRSEIRATLLADLASLPHVAGINNHMGSLLTQNAGDMAWLMQDIRQIGGLFFIDSLTTPQSAALEEARRAGIPSAARDIFLDDVREPAYIDRQLDKAIAIARARGSAIAIGHPYAATLEVLRRRLPQLAAEGVHLVTAGQLIRGRQAHLMRAGTGLAADAHAAGIKARP, encoded by the coding sequence ATGCGCATCGGCCTGCGTCTGCTCGCGCTGCTGCTGACCGCCGCGGCGCTGCTGGGCGAGGCGCGGGCCGCCGAAATCGCCATCATCATCGACGATGTCGGTTACGACCGCCCGCTCGGCCTGCAGGCCGCCGAGCTGCCGGGGCCGGTAACGCTGGCCTTTCTGCCGGATACGCCCTATGCCGCATCGCTGGCGCGGCGCGCCTATCGTGCCGGCAAGCAGATCATGCTGCATTTGCCCATGCAGAGCCTTGAGCCTCATCCGCTCGGCCCCGGCGGACTGACCCTGCACATGACACGCAGCGAAATCCGCGCAACCCTGCTCGCCGACCTCGCCTCGCTGCCGCATGTGGCCGGGATCAACAACCACATGGGCAGCCTGCTCACCCAGAACGCCGGCGACATGGCCTGGCTGATGCAGGATATCCGCCAGATCGGCGGCCTGTTCTTCATCGACAGCCTGACCACGCCGCAGTCGGCGGCGCTTGAGGAGGCCCGCCGCGCCGGCATTCCGTCCGCCGCGCGCGACATCTTTCTGGACGACGTCCGCGAACCCGCCTATATCGATCGCCAGCTCGACAAGGCCATCGCCATCGCCCGCGCGCGCGGTAGCGCGATCGCCATCGGCCACCCCTATGCGGCCACCCTCGAGGTTCTGCGCAGGCGCCTGCCGCAACTGGCCGCGGAAGGCGTACATCTGGTCACCGCGGGCCAACTGATCCGCGGGCGCCAAGCCCATTTGATGCGAGCCGGCACGGGCCTTGCGGCCGACGCACACGCGGCGGGCATCAAGGCGCGCCCCTGA